The Anopheles coluzzii chromosome 2, AcolN3, whole genome shotgun sequence genome window below encodes:
- the LOC120949969 gene encoding kelch domain-containing protein 4 — protein sequence MGRKDKNKKKGQGAEKTSMKTDKKLVAKQKKLLAKLGEEDIENIVAKYETKDTKSSDLTEIVCPPPTARVNVGICAHPADREEIFIHGGEFFNGQQTVIYGDFYSYNVAKNEWKTLKSSICPAPRSGHQMVPVATDGGQIWLFGGEYASPSQLQFYHFRDLWVYRMAKKQWEKINAPNGPSARSGHRMVVTRKKLFVFGGFHDNNASYRYFNDLYAFSLESYTWTKIEGAGPVPPPRSGCCMVANADGKILIWGGYSKTSVKKEIDRGTTHTDMFALVPDKQQDGKTGAATAQPTYKWTSVKPNGKKPAPRSGMAVAIAPNGKAYTFGGVMDTEEDEEDVRGMFSNELHALDTGACTWRKLELAAKAKKSKPADVEMNEEEKEKQQQQAAKIVSDDGVFTMTVGGSGASGGASKGAAKGEEGDAGALDLGGPSPRMNAAIVVCKGQLYVYGGLYESGSRQFTLSDLYALDLHKLDVWKTLIANSFNSNEWLGSDSEGDSSDDDDDDDDDDDDDDDDDDDDDSDDDSSGMETE from the exons ATGGGCCGCAAGGataagaacaagaaaaagggcCAAGGAGCTGAAAAAACGTCCATGAAAACGGACAAAAAGCTTGTAGCAAAGCAGAAAAAGCTGCTCGCCAAGCTGGGTGAG gaaGATATCGAAAACATTGTGGCCAAGTACGAAACGAAggacacgaaatcgtcagatCTCACCGAAATCGTTTGCCCGCCGCCAACGGCCCGGGTAAACGTGGGCATCTGTGCCCATCCGGCCGATCGGGAGGAAATCTTCATCCACGGGGGAGAGTTTTTCAACGGCCAGCAGACGGTCATCTACGGTGACTTTTACTCGTATAATGTGGCCAAGAATGAGTGGAAAACGCTGAAATCCTCCATCTGTCCGGCACCACGCAGCGGCCATCAGATGGTACCGGTCGCGACGGACGGTGGCCAGATCTGGCTGTTCGGGGGCGAGTATGCGTCGCCCTCGCAGCTGCAGTTCTACCACTTCCGCGACCTGTGGGTGTACCGGATGGCAAAGAAGCAGTGGGAAAAGATCAACGCCCCGAACGGACCGAGCGCTCGCAGTGGCCATCGGATGGTGGTGACGCGCAAAAAGCTATTCGTGTTTGGCGGCTTCCACGACAACAACGCCTCGTACCGGTACTTTAATGATCTGTACGCGTTCTCGCTGGAAAGCTACACCTGGACGAAGATAGAGGGGGCCGGGCCAGTCCCTCCCCCGCGCTCCGGTTGCTGCATGGTGGCGAACGCCGACGGGAAAATCCTCATCTGGGGCGGATACTCGAAGACCAGCGTGAAGAAGGAAATTGATCGCGGCACCACGCACACGGACATGTTCGCCTTGGTGCCGGACAAGCAGCAGGACGGCAAGACGGGAGCGGCGACAGCACAACCGACCTACAAATGGACCAGCGTCAAACCGAACGGCAAAAAGCCGGCCCCGCGCAGCGGCATGGCGGTGGCAATTGCACCGAACGGAAAGGCGTACACGTTCGGTGGTGTGATGGACAcggaggaggatgaggaggacgTGCGGGGAATGTTTAGCAACGAGCTGCATGCGCTCGATACCGGCGCGTGCACCTGGCGCAAACTCGAGCTGGCGGCCAAGGCAAAGAAAAGCAAGCCGGCCGATGTGGAAATGAACgaggaagagaaggaaaagcagcagcagcaggcggctAAAATCGTATCGGATGATGGAGTTTTCACGATGACTGTCGGGGGCAGCGGGGCCAGTGGAGGGGCATCGAAAGGGGCGGCCAAAGGAGAGGAAGGGGATGCCGGGGCGCTTGATCTCGGTGGTCCCTCGCCGCGTATGAATGCGGCCATCGTCGTCTGCAAAGGGCAGCTGTACGTGTACGGTGGATTGTACGAATCCGGCTCCAGGCAGTTCACACTGAGCGATCTTTATGCTCTTG ATCTTCATAAGCTGGATGTGTGGAAAACGTTGATTGCCAACAGTTTCAACTCGAATGAATGGCTTGGCTCGGACAGTGAAGGAGACTCttccgatgatgatgatgacgatgatgacgacgatgatgatgatgatgatgacgacgatgatgatgactcAGATGATGATTCGTCTGGAATGGAAACGGAGTAG